A part of Solibacillus sp. FSL H8-0538 genomic DNA contains:
- a CDS encoding helix-turn-helix domain-containing protein, with amino-acid sequence MNITKKIKMLLVERDMTATQLAEKIDTTQSNLSKKMKNGSYTVADLEKIAEVLGLELIVQFKEK; translated from the coding sequence ATGAATATTACAAAGAAGATTAAAATGTTATTAGTAGAAAGAGATATGACAGCAACACAATTAGCAGAGAAAATAGATACTACTCAATCTAATTTATCTAAGAAGATGAAGAACGGAAGTTATACAGTGGCTGATTTAGAGAAGATTGCCGAAGTATTAGGCTTAGAATTAATTGTACAATTTAAAGAAAAATAA
- a CDS encoding tyrosine-type recombinase/integrase, whose product MSRRNNELNGRELDTVSRSVSKQVTSFDEAFKAFLKDAERRGLREFTLIFYRKELNSFRRYLEMRDHSLLIHDITRKDIDTFVVDMQADNRKTTTINSRLRAVRAFFNWLVDNKYLADGEIAKISLLKDRKNNIETFTVKQLHALLNATDKRTFTGQRDYTFLLLLLETGIRLNEATGILVEDVKLSEGLIFIRNTKNHYHRYVPIQAKMKEQIRRYLRLRGTAETDALFVTLDGTAMTRSTLQKIVGKYGNLADIKGVRCSPHTLRHTFAKMSVMNGAGIFELQKILGHSTMEMVKTYVNLFSTEVHDKHREFSPLNNL is encoded by the coding sequence ATGTCTAGGCGTAATAACGAGTTGAACGGGCGCGAACTCGATACGGTGAGTCGCTCGGTATCTAAGCAGGTTACATCGTTTGATGAGGCGTTTAAAGCGTTCTTAAAAGATGCTGAACGAAGGGGATTACGAGAATTTACGTTAATATTCTACCGCAAAGAATTAAATAGTTTTAGACGGTATTTAGAAATGCGCGATCACTCGCTGCTTATCCACGATATTACACGTAAGGATATTGATACGTTCGTGGTGGACATGCAGGCGGACAATCGTAAAACTACTACGATAAATTCACGGCTACGTGCGGTAAGAGCATTTTTTAATTGGCTCGTTGATAACAAGTATTTAGCTGACGGTGAGATAGCGAAAATTTCGTTACTCAAAGACCGTAAAAACAATATTGAAACATTTACGGTTAAGCAATTACACGCACTACTTAACGCAACTGATAAGCGTACGTTTACAGGGCAGCGCGATTACACGTTTTTATTACTACTATTAGAAACGGGAATCCGGCTCAATGAAGCAACGGGAATTTTAGTTGAGGACGTTAAGTTGTCGGAGGGATTAATTTTTATACGGAATACAAAGAACCATTATCATCGCTATGTACCGATTCAAGCGAAGATGAAAGAGCAAATTAGACGGTATTTACGGTTAAGAGGGACAGCGGAGACTGATGCGTTATTTGTCACGTTAGATGGAACGGCAATGACACGTAGCACCTTACAGAAAATCGTAGGAAAGTACGGCAATCTAGCGGACATTAAAGGCGTTCGTTGTTCACCTCATACCCTACGCCATACGTTCGCCAAAATGAGCGTAATGAACGGTGCTGGCATATTCGAGTTACAGAAAATACTCGGACACTCGACGATGGAAATGGTCAAAACCTACGTAAATCTATTTTCAACGGAAGTTCACGATAAGCACCGAGAATTTAGTCCGTTAAATAATCTTTAA
- a CDS encoding nucleotidyltransferase-like protein → MEHILRPIYQERASQPDTLGVILINKREDAANITDTFDAVLLIVVKDAEHPIYSKHYMYGDSKMVMHILTEERLRKWIFIGSNKRLVDWIFYGKIMFDRNEFLFKLRSELQEFPFFGRKLKTGIQYSKLIRRYLEGKELFENGHHLDAYNHVVASLHHLGRLSIIDSGLYPEVTVWAQVKKIEPAIYKLYEELIMSNESLEKRLELLFLANEFLINSRTHDGAQHILETMLGQSTWTIQELHDHPELSYYSVDLEVFVEYLIDKGYIIMEPVIAKNESVFHRHYCVDKQFVESEYGL, encoded by the coding sequence ATGGAACACATTTTGCGCCCTATTTATCAGGAACGCGCGAGCCAACCGGATACATTAGGTGTAATTTTAATAAATAAAAGAGAAGACGCTGCAAATATAACAGATACGTTTGATGCTGTTCTTCTTATAGTAGTAAAAGATGCGGAACACCCAATCTATTCGAAGCACTACATGTACGGTGATTCAAAGATGGTCATGCACATTTTGACAGAGGAACGTTTACGTAAATGGATCTTCATCGGTTCCAATAAACGCCTTGTGGATTGGATTTTCTACGGTAAAATCATGTTTGACCGCAATGAATTTTTATTTAAGCTACGTTCTGAATTACAAGAGTTCCCGTTTTTCGGACGGAAGCTAAAAACAGGGATTCAATACTCGAAGCTAATTCGACGTTACTTAGAAGGAAAAGAGCTATTCGAAAACGGCCATCATTTGGATGCGTATAATCATGTCGTGGCTTCCTTACATCATTTAGGACGTCTTTCTATTATAGATAGCGGTTTATATCCCGAAGTTACTGTATGGGCGCAAGTGAAAAAAATTGAACCAGCTATCTATAAACTATATGAAGAATTGATTATGAGTAATGAAAGTTTAGAAAAGCGTTTAGAACTACTTTTCCTAGCAAATGAGTTTTTAATCAACTCAAGAACACATGATGGCGCGCAACATATTCTCGAGACGATGTTAGGACAGTCGACTTGGACAATTCAAGAATTACATGATCATCCTGAACTAAGCTATTACTCAGTAGACCTTGAAGTTTTCGTGGAGTACTTAATAGATAAAGGATATATAATTATGGAACCTGTAATTGCTAAAAATGAATCGGTATTTCATCGTCATTATTGTGTGGATAAACAATTCGTTGAAAGCGAATATGGCTTGTAG
- a CDS encoding YgzB family protein yields the protein MKKYKNKINKIRSFALALIFFGFVIMYGAIFFRENQILVLIFMTVGLLCIIGSTAVYGWIGLLSTKAVQVVCPNCEKWTKVLGRVDMCMYCNEPLTLDASLEGKEFDQSYNTKKQ from the coding sequence ATGAAAAAATATAAAAATAAAATAAATAAAATCCGTTCATTTGCACTAGCGCTTATCTTTTTCGGTTTCGTCATTATGTATGGCGCCATCTTCTTTAGAGAGAATCAAATTTTAGTCTTAATCTTCATGACGGTCGGTTTACTTTGTATTATTGGTAGTACAGCGGTTTACGGATGGATTGGCTTACTTTCTACAAAAGCCGTTCAAGTCGTATGCCCGAACTGTGAAAAATGGACAAAAGTACTAGGCCGCGTGGATATGTGCATGTACTGTAACGAACCACTTACATTAGATGCTTCACTTGAAGGCAAAGAGTTCGATCAATCATACAATACTAAAAAACAATAA
- the perR gene encoding peroxide-responsive transcriptional repressor PerR, which translates to MSEMHLKDALDTLKTTGVRITPQRHAILEYLIHCMIHPSADDIYKALEHKFPNMSVATVYNNLRVFREVGLVKELTYGDSASRFDFVTGDHYHMICECCGKIVDFHYPGLNEVEQFASHVTGFQVNSHRLEVYGTCPDCLKGEEEKAL; encoded by the coding sequence ATGTCTGAAATGCATTTAAAGGATGCGCTAGACACGTTAAAGACTACTGGTGTAAGAATTACTCCGCAGCGTCATGCGATTTTAGAATATTTAATTCATTGTATGATTCATCCTTCAGCTGATGATATATATAAAGCGCTGGAACACAAATTCCCTAATATGAGCGTAGCAACGGTTTATAACAATTTACGTGTATTCCGAGAAGTAGGCTTAGTCAAGGAATTAACTTACGGAGATTCTGCAAGTCGATTTGATTTCGTAACAGGCGATCACTACCATATGATTTGCGAATGTTGCGGTAAAATTGTCGACTTCCATTACCCAGGCTTAAACGAAGTGGAGCAGTTTGCATCACATGTAACAGGCTTCCAAGTAAATTCTCACCGTCTAGAAGTATATGGAACTTGTCCGGATTGCCTAAAGGGCGAAGAGGAAAAAGCGTTATAA
- a CDS encoding D-2-hydroxyacid dehydrogenase, whose amino-acid sequence MRVYFTFEPRKDLSQRLVEEFPQVEFVFDARLRNEELAQAEVLVTYGEDLTEEHIAIAEKLEWIFVASAGVEKMPTEAIAKRGIFVSNVRGIHKKPMTESILAHILALKRALPFIYEQQKKGEWNKKAHLSELNGSTALIIGPGAIGSEIGRILQAFDVYTIGCNRSGEDAPFMNETHFLGDVVQHLPKADIVISMLPSTKYTKHLLGYEHFELMKESAIFMNFGRGDVVATDVLIQVMEEKLIAHAVLDVYEIEPLPSDSLLWKQDNVTLSPHFSSHSSRYVERSLEIFKPSLHKWLQGEHDLENKVNLLRGY is encoded by the coding sequence ATGAGAGTGTATTTTACGTTCGAACCGAGGAAGGATTTAAGTCAGCGGCTAGTAGAAGAGTTTCCACAAGTTGAATTTGTATTTGATGCACGGTTACGCAATGAAGAGTTAGCCCAGGCTGAAGTTCTCGTTACATATGGGGAAGATTTAACGGAAGAACATATAGCGATAGCTGAAAAGCTGGAGTGGATTTTTGTCGCATCGGCCGGCGTTGAAAAAATGCCTACTGAAGCAATTGCTAAACGTGGTATTTTTGTTTCGAATGTGCGTGGTATTCATAAAAAACCAATGACTGAATCTATTTTGGCGCATATTTTAGCATTGAAACGTGCCTTGCCGTTTATTTATGAGCAACAGAAAAAGGGTGAATGGAATAAGAAGGCACATCTTTCTGAACTAAATGGAAGTACGGCTTTAATTATAGGACCTGGGGCAATTGGTTCTGAAATTGGCCGTATATTACAAGCGTTCGATGTATACACGATTGGTTGTAATCGGAGTGGCGAGGACGCGCCATTTATGAATGAAACGCATTTCCTTGGCGATGTTGTTCAGCATTTACCAAAGGCGGACATTGTTATTTCGATGCTACCGTCAACAAAGTATACGAAACATTTGCTCGGTTATGAGCATTTTGAATTAATGAAGGAATCGGCAATTTTTATGAATTTCGGTCGTGGCGATGTTGTTGCTACAGATGTGCTTATTCAAGTAATGGAAGAAAAGCTAATTGCGCATGCAGTATTAGATGTGTATGAAATAGAGCCGCTACCATCAGATAGTCTGTTATGGAAGCAAGATAATGTGACACTTTCCCCCCATTTTTCGAGTCATTCTTCGCGATACGTGGAGCGCAGTCTTGAAATTTTCAAGCCAAGCTTACACAAATGGCTACAAGGTGAACATGATTTAGAAAATAAAGTAAACTTGCTCCGCGGTTACTAA
- the bcp gene encoding thioredoxin-dependent thiol peroxidase, whose amino-acid sequence MVNLINQLAPQFSLINEAGKMVNLKDFKGKNVVLYFYPKDMTPGCTTEACDFRDAHEDFSRLNAVILGISMDDEKKHTKFIEKHGLPFSLLVDEDHAVAESYGVWVLKKMYGKEYMGIERSTFLINEEGVVVKEWRKVKVKNHIEQVLSFLVDKQA is encoded by the coding sequence TTGGTGAATTTAATAAATCAGTTAGCGCCGCAATTTTCTTTAATAAATGAAGCAGGCAAAATGGTAAACTTAAAGGACTTCAAAGGAAAAAACGTTGTGCTCTATTTTTATCCAAAAGACATGACACCTGGCTGTACGACAGAAGCATGCGATTTCCGTGATGCACATGAAGATTTTTCACGATTAAATGCAGTGATTCTAGGAATAAGCATGGATGATGAAAAGAAACATACGAAATTTATTGAAAAACATGGCTTGCCGTTTTCACTGTTAGTTGATGAGGATCATGCGGTTGCAGAAAGCTACGGTGTATGGGTGCTGAAGAAAATGTATGGGAAGGAATATATGGGCATCGAGCGCTCGACGTTCCTAATTAACGAAGAAGGCGTAGTTGTGAAAGAATGGCGCAAGGTGAAAGTGAAAAACCACATTGAACAAGTATTATCATTTTTAGTAGATAAGCAAGCATAA
- a CDS encoding glutamate-1-semialdehyde 2,1-aminomutase produces MNHIKSELLHKEALEHIVGGVNSPSRSYKAVGGGAPVAMARGKGSYFWDVDGNRYIDYLAAYGPIVTGHGHPHIAKAIAHAAETGVLFGTPTEYEVTFAKMLKEAIPTLDKVRFNNSGTEAVMTTVRIARAFTGRTKIIKFAGCYHGHFDQVLVAAGSGPATLGSPDSAGVPESVATEVITVPFNDPEAFTLAMKRWGNLVAGILIEPIVGNFGIVEPKPGFLEHVHTLAQEHGALTIHDEVITAFRFHYGSAHTMLGLKPDLVAMGKVIGGGLPIGAYGGRKEVMETVAPLGPAYQAGTMAGNPASMLAGIACLEVLKQEGIYEEMDRLGEILEKGILEAAAKHNVTITVNRLKGALTIYFTDEIVENYDQAEKSDGEIFGRFFKLMLSKGINLAPSKYEAWFLTTEHSEEDIIETIAAVDFAFSQL; encoded by the coding sequence ATGAATCATATAAAATCAGAACTACTTCATAAAGAAGCACTTGAACATATTGTCGGTGGTGTAAATAGCCCGTCTCGTTCATATAAAGCAGTAGGTGGTGGTGCGCCCGTTGCAATGGCACGCGGAAAAGGATCTTACTTTTGGGATGTTGATGGCAACCGTTATATTGACTACTTAGCTGCATATGGTCCAATCGTTACAGGTCATGGTCACCCTCATATCGCAAAAGCAATCGCACACGCAGCTGAGACAGGTGTACTTTTCGGAACACCAACTGAGTATGAAGTGACATTTGCAAAAATGTTAAAAGAAGCAATTCCTACATTAGATAAAGTACGCTTTAATAACTCTGGTACAGAAGCCGTAATGACAACAGTTCGTATCGCTCGTGCTTTCACTGGACGCACAAAAATCATTAAATTCGCCGGTTGCTACCACGGCCACTTCGACCAAGTTTTAGTAGCGGCCGGTTCTGGTCCAGCAACGCTTGGTTCTCCTGACTCAGCTGGTGTACCAGAATCAGTAGCTACAGAAGTTATTACAGTACCGTTCAATGATCCAGAGGCATTCACATTGGCAATGAAACGTTGGGGCAATTTAGTCGCTGGTATTTTAATCGAGCCAATCGTTGGGAACTTCGGTATTGTTGAACCAAAACCAGGTTTCCTTGAGCATGTACATACACTAGCACAAGAGCACGGCGCCTTAACAATTCATGATGAAGTTATTACTGCATTCCGCTTCCACTATGGTTCAGCTCATACAATGCTTGGGTTAAAACCAGATTTAGTCGCTATGGGCAAAGTAATCGGTGGTGGTTTACCAATTGGTGCTTACGGCGGGCGTAAAGAAGTAATGGAAACGGTTGCCCCACTTGGACCAGCTTATCAAGCGGGAACAATGGCGGGTAATCCAGCGTCAATGTTAGCTGGTATTGCCTGTCTTGAAGTATTAAAACAAGAAGGCATTTATGAAGAGATGGACCGTCTAGGAGAAATTCTTGAAAAAGGCATTTTAGAAGCTGCCGCTAAACATAACGTGACGATTACTGTTAATCGTCTTAAAGGTGCTTTAACAATTTATTTCACTGATGAAATTGTAGAAAACTATGACCAAGCTGAAAAATCTGATGGTGAAATTTTCGGCCGTTTCTTTAAATTAATGCTGTCAAAAGGCATTAACTTAGCACCATCAAAGTACGAGGCTTGGTTCTTAACAACTGAGCATTCAGAAGAAGATATTATCGAAACAATTGCTGCTGTTGACTTTGCATTTTCACAATTGTAA
- a CDS encoding FUSC family protein codes for MKLGARVLKTGVAIVFALFLAELLQVPSPVFAGIAAIFAIQPSIYRSYLSILEQVQGNLIGATIAVIFGIIFGHHIVAIGLAAIIVIGIMMKFNLEKSISLALVTVVAVMEVQGDEFIMFGLIRFGTVMLGVFAAFIVNLVFLPPRYEVKLFTMINSLQDDIIRWTRLAVRQASEHTSTKMALTKLNSRKLELNTMYDFYKEERSYFKNQKYVKARKLVIYRQMILTSKKSLELLQRLHKHENELGNLPENFQLMIQERLDFLLTYHEQLLLKYTGKLRPEHSKWTRHEEYLQGSELMEIFIKQIAIAQADEDTEQQFSNYHLLYILSRILDYEENLEHLDTLIVSYRSYHSNEKNNDLEAEFY; via the coding sequence ATGAAATTAGGTGCCCGCGTTTTAAAAACTGGTGTTGCAATTGTTTTTGCGTTATTTCTAGCAGAGCTACTTCAAGTACCTTCGCCAGTTTTCGCAGGAATCGCCGCAATCTTTGCGATTCAGCCTTCCATTTATCGTTCTTATTTATCAATTCTTGAACAAGTTCAAGGTAATCTAATAGGAGCGACGATTGCCGTTATTTTCGGCATCATATTTGGTCATCATATTGTAGCGATTGGTTTAGCTGCCATTATCGTAATTGGCATCATGATGAAATTCAATTTAGAAAAATCTATTTCCCTTGCACTTGTAACGGTTGTTGCCGTGATGGAAGTACAAGGTGATGAATTTATTATGTTTGGCCTAATCCGTTTTGGTACGGTCATGCTCGGGGTATTTGCCGCATTTATTGTCAACTTAGTATTTTTACCACCACGTTATGAGGTAAAACTATTCACAATGATTAACTCACTACAGGATGATATTATTCGTTGGACTCGACTAGCTGTACGTCAAGCGAGTGAGCATACATCAACAAAAATGGCTTTAACAAAATTAAACTCTCGCAAACTAGAATTAAATACGATGTATGATTTTTACAAAGAGGAACGTAGCTATTTTAAAAACCAAAAGTATGTGAAAGCACGTAAACTCGTTATCTATCGTCAAATGATCTTAACATCGAAAAAAAGTTTGGAACTGTTGCAACGTCTTCACAAGCACGAGAATGAGTTAGGCAACTTACCTGAGAATTTTCAATTAATGATTCAGGAACGTCTTGATTTCTTACTCACATACCATGAGCAATTGCTACTTAAATATACAGGGAAGCTTCGTCCGGAGCATTCGAAATGGACGAGACACGAGGAGTATTTACAAGGTAGCGAGTTAATGGAAATTTTCATTAAACAAATTGCGATTGCACAAGCAGATGAAGATACGGAACAACAATTTTCAAACTATCATCTTCTGTACATTTTATCTCGTATTTTAGATTACGAAGAAAACCTTGAGCATTTAGATACGCTGATCGTTTCCTATCGTAGCTATCATAGCAATGAAAAAAACAACGACTTAGAAGCTGAATTTTATTAA
- a CDS encoding ABC transporter permease, translating to MSEIVPNVLKNVPDRDQTAGPWKEAWRSFKKSKSALVGTAIVAFFVLLAIIGPFIAPQGINDQNLSMRLQPPSGEFWFGTDDLGRDIFSRILHGARISLTVGLTAVLMSSVVGSFLGIIAGYYGRWVDTIISRIFDIMLAFPSILLAIAVVSILGPSLRNALIAIAIINVPNFGRLIRSRVLTIKEEEYIHAARAIGMKNSRILWRHILPNSMTPVIVQGTLAIATAIIEAAALGFLGLGAEAPQPEWGKMLADARMFLMNAPWAMIFPGLSIMLTVVGFNLMGDGLRDALDPKMKN from the coding sequence ATGTCTGAAATTGTACCGAATGTACTAAAAAATGTGCCTGATCGGGATCAAACAGCTGGTCCATGGAAGGAAGCATGGCGAAGCTTCAAAAAAAGTAAATCGGCACTAGTGGGAACAGCGATTGTTGCATTCTTTGTATTACTAGCTATTATTGGTCCGTTTATTGCACCACAAGGCATAAACGACCAAAATTTAAGCATGCGTCTGCAGCCCCCGTCTGGTGAATTTTGGTTTGGTACAGATGATTTAGGTCGTGATATTTTTTCACGTATTTTGCACGGAGCACGAATTTCACTAACGGTGGGCTTAACGGCCGTCTTAATGTCCTCAGTTGTAGGCAGCTTTTTGGGAATTATTGCAGGCTATTATGGTCGTTGGGTAGATACAATCATCTCACGTATTTTTGATATTATGCTAGCATTTCCAAGTATTTTATTAGCCATTGCAGTTGTTTCGATTTTAGGACCTTCTTTGCGCAATGCGTTAATTGCGATTGCTATTATTAACGTACCAAATTTCGGTAGATTAATTAGGTCACGTGTTCTGACGATTAAAGAGGAAGAATACATTCATGCTGCACGAGCTATTGGGATGAAAAACTCGCGCATATTATGGCGACATATTTTACCGAATTCCATGACCCCAGTTATCGTACAAGGAACACTGGCGATTGCAACGGCGATTATTGAGGCAGCTGCGCTTGGGTTCTTAGGCTTAGGAGCTGAGGCACCGCAGCCGGAATGGGGGAAAATGCTTGCGGATGCGCGGATGTTTTTAATGAATGCACCTTGGGCAATGATTTTTCCGGGACTTTCAATTATGCTCACTGTCGTTGGGTTTAACTTAATGGGCGATGGACTGCGAGATGCGCTAGATCCGAAAATGAAAAACTAA